A genomic window from Salvelinus namaycush isolate Seneca chromosome 5, SaNama_1.0, whole genome shotgun sequence includes:
- the LOC120048536 gene encoding dual specificity tyrosine-phosphorylation-regulated kinase 1B-like isoform X2, whose protein sequence is MVITSSVEEKPQPSNRMVANLPTESWINNPEQSRYLPTQSHLLRKPTKSGSSSGCKPPSTLCQPAALGFSPAEPTMSSQHSHPSFSNIHSMAEQQQVLSDATILQRRIPPSFRDPASAPLRKLSVDLIKTYKHINEVYYTKKKRRAQQVPPEDSSTKKERKVYNDGYDDDNYDYIVKNGEKWLDRYEIDSLIGKGSFGQVVKAYDHHEQEWVAIKIIKNKKAFLNQAQIELRLLELMNKHDTEMKYYIVHLKRHFMFRNHLCLVFELLSYNLYDLLRNTNFRGVSLNLTRKFAQQLCTALLFLATPELSIIHCDLKPENILLCNPKRSAIKIVDFGSSCQLGQRIYQYIQSRFYRSPEVLLGMPYDLAIDMWSLGCILVEMHTGEPLFSGSNEVDQMNKIVEVLGVPPNHMLDQAPKARKYFDKLSDGLWTVKKNKDIKKEYKPPATRRLHEILGVETGGPGGRRGGEQGHAPCDYLKFKDLILRMLDYDPKTRITPFYALQHNFFKKTTDEGTNTSSSTSTSPAMDHSHSTSTTSSVSSSGTGHSSGSSGSSNDNRNYRYSNRYYNSAVTHSDYEMQSPQAPSQQQLRLWPGGEGGMGPLSNSGSSVGDPPYPQLLLHKPAATQHSRHFLGGSGVGGMMEPHHPHPIYGGHHGNGRGLRQTGQGNQPQGQASQGQQGQPLMPISSPQLPDSIELSLTHHHHLGQSSIMPPPSSLDSSQYGSSNLHLGLSAFRTRTVMAPQPPPAGSQQQLAQPPASQDSLVAASGLGYIPPCYPGSNNNNNPPQGSVVGGGMLTGGPPPRGVGGGGGRPDSEESTMMGVCGSGGGGGQNAANS, encoded by the exons GTGGAAGCAGCTCAGGATGCAAGCCCCCCTCTACCCTCTGCCAGCCTGCCGCCTTGGGCTTCTCCCCCGCTGAGCCAACCATGTCGAGCCAGCACAGCCACCCCTCCTTCAGCAACATCCACTCCATGGCTGAACAGCAGCAG GTGCTGTCTGATGCGACCATACTGCAGAGGAGGATCCCCCCAAGTTTTAGAGATCCCGCCAGCGCCCCGCTGAGAAAACTCTCTGTCGATCTGATCAAGACTTACAAGCACATCAATGAG GTGTACTACACGAAGAAGAAGCGGCGTGCCCAGCAGGTGCCCCCGGAGGACTCGAGCACTAAGAAAGAGCGGAAGGTGTACAACGATGGCTACGATGACGACAACTACGACTACATCGTCAAGAACGGGGAGAAGTGGCTGGACCGCTACGAGATTGACTCGCTCATCGGCAAGGGCTCCTTCGGGCAG GTGGTGAAAGCCTATGACCACCACGAGCAGGAGTGGGTGGCCATCAAGATCATCAAGAACAAGAAAGCCTTCTTGAACCAGGCCCAGATAGAGCTGCGACTGCTGGAGCTCATGAACAAACATGACACCGAGATGAAGTACTACAtag TCCACCTGAAGAGGCACTTCATGTTCCGGAACCACCTGTGCCTGGTGTTCGAGCTTCTCTCCTACAACCTGTACGACCTCCTGCGCAACACCAACTTCCGCGGCGTCTCTCTCAACCTGACCAGGAAGTTTGCCCAGCAGCTGTGCACGGCGCTACTGTTCCTGGCCACGCCCGAGCTCAGCATCATCCACTGCGACCTCAAGCCCGAGAACATCCTGCTGTGCAACCCCAAGCGCAGCGCCATCAAGATCGTGGACTTCGGCAGCTCCTGCCAACTAGGCCAGAGG ATCTACCAGTACATCCAGAGTCGGTTCTACAGATCTCCGGAGGTGTTGCTGGGCATGCCCTATGACCTGGCCATTGACATGTGGTCCCTGGGCTGCATCCTAGTGGAGATGCACACGGGAGAACCCCTCTTCAGCGGCTCCAACGAG GTGGATCAGATGAATAAGATAGTGGAGGTACTGGGGGTCCCTCCCAACCACATGCTGGATCAGGCTCCCAAAGCACGGAAGTACTTTGACAAGCTGTCCGACGGTCTGTGGACTGTCAAGAAGAACAAGGACATAAAGAAG GAGTACAAGCCTCCTGCGACGCGGCGGCTCCATGAGATCCTGGGGGTGGAGACTGGGGGTCCTGGCGGGAGGCGGGGCGGAGAGCAGGGGCACGCTCCCTGCGACTACCTGAAGTTCAAGGACCTGATCCTGCGCATGCTGGACTATGACCCCAAGACGCGCATCACGCCCTTCTACGCGCTGCAGCACAACTTCTTCAAGAAGACGACGGACGAGGGCACCAACACCAGCAGCTCCACCTCCACCAGCCCGGCCATGGACCACAGccactccacctccaccaccagctCCGTCTCCAGCTCCGGTACGGGACACAGCA GTGGATCTAGCGGTTCTTCCAATGACAACCGGAATTACCGGTACAGTAACCGGTACTACAACAGTGCAGTTACTCACTCAGACTATGAGATGCAGAGTCCACAG GCTCCATCTCAACAGCAGCTACGCCTCTGGCCGGGTGGAGAGGGGGGCATGGGTCCCCTGTCCAACAGTGGCAGTAGCGTTGGCGACCCCCCATATCCCCAGCTGCTGCTGCACAAGCCGGCGGCCACGCAGCACTCGCGCCACTTCCTGGGAGGCAGCGGCGTCGGGGGCATGATGGAACCACACCACCCGCACCCCATCTACGGCGGTCACCACGGCAACGGGCGGGGCCTGCGGCAGACTGGGCAGGGGAACCAGCCCCAGGGCCAGGCTTCACAGGGCCAGCAGGGCCAGCCCCTGATGCCCATCTCCTCCCCACAGTTGCCAGACAGCATCGAGCTCAGCCTCACACACCACCACCATCTGGGTCAGTCTTCCATCATGCCGCCCCCATCCAGCTTGGACTCCAGCCAGTACGGCTCCTCCAACCTCCACCTGGGCCTCTCTGCCTTTCGGACTAGGACGGTCATGGCCCCCCAGCCGCCCCCCGCCGGCTCTCAGCAACAGTTGGCCCAGCCCCCAGCCTCTCAGGACAGCTTGGTCGCTGCCTCCGGGCTTGGATACATCCCCCCATGCTACCCGGgcagtaacaacaataacaaccCTCCCCAGGGTAGCGTGGTCGGGGGCGGGATGCTCACCGGGGGGCCCCCACCTAGGGGAGTAGGGGGCGGCGGGGGGAGGCCGGACTCTGAGGAGTCCACCATGATGGGTGTGTGCGGcagtggaggtggtggtggtcagAATGCGGCCAACTCTTGA
- the LOC120048536 gene encoding dual specificity tyrosine-phosphorylation-regulated kinase 1B-like isoform X1 yields the protein MVITSSVEEKPQPSNRMVANLPTESWINNPEQSRYLPTQSHLLRKPTKSGSSSGCKPPSTLCQPAALGFSPAEPTMSSQHSHPSFSNIHSMAEQQQVLSDATILQRRIPPSFRDPASAPLRKLSVDLIKTYKHINEVYYTKKKRRAQQVPPEDSSTKKERKVYNDGYDDDNYDYIVKNGEKWLDRYEIDSLIGKGSFGQVVKAYDHHEQEWVAIKIIKNKKAFLNQAQIELRLLELMNKHDTEMKYYIVHLKRHFMFRNHLCLVFELLSYNLYDLLRNTNFRGVSLNLTRKFAQQLCTALLFLATPELSIIHCDLKPENILLCNPKRSAIKIVDFGSSCQLGQRIYQYIQSRFYRSPEVLLGMPYDLAIDMWSLGCILVEMHTGEPLFSGSNEVDQMNKIVEVLGVPPNHMLDQAPKARKYFDKLSDGLWTVKKNKDIKKVLYPSASEYKPPATRRLHEILGVETGGPGGRRGGEQGHAPCDYLKFKDLILRMLDYDPKTRITPFYALQHNFFKKTTDEGTNTSSSTSTSPAMDHSHSTSTTSSVSSSGGSSGSSNDNRNYRYSNRYYNSAVTHSDYEMQSPQAPSQQQLRLWPGGEGGMGPLSNSGSSVGDPPYPQLLLHKPAATQHSRHFLGGSGVGGMMEPHHPHPIYGGHHGNGRGLRQTGQGNQPQGQASQGQQGQPLMPISSPQLPDSIELSLTHHHHLGQSSIMPPPSSLDSSQYGSSNLHLGLSAFRTRTVMAPQPPPAGSQQQLAQPPASQDSLVAASGLGYIPPCYPGSNNNNNPPQGSVVGGGMLTGGPPPRGVGGGGGRPDSEESTMMGVCGSGGGGGQNAANS from the exons GTGGAAGCAGCTCAGGATGCAAGCCCCCCTCTACCCTCTGCCAGCCTGCCGCCTTGGGCTTCTCCCCCGCTGAGCCAACCATGTCGAGCCAGCACAGCCACCCCTCCTTCAGCAACATCCACTCCATGGCTGAACAGCAGCAG GTGCTGTCTGATGCGACCATACTGCAGAGGAGGATCCCCCCAAGTTTTAGAGATCCCGCCAGCGCCCCGCTGAGAAAACTCTCTGTCGATCTGATCAAGACTTACAAGCACATCAATGAG GTGTACTACACGAAGAAGAAGCGGCGTGCCCAGCAGGTGCCCCCGGAGGACTCGAGCACTAAGAAAGAGCGGAAGGTGTACAACGATGGCTACGATGACGACAACTACGACTACATCGTCAAGAACGGGGAGAAGTGGCTGGACCGCTACGAGATTGACTCGCTCATCGGCAAGGGCTCCTTCGGGCAG GTGGTGAAAGCCTATGACCACCACGAGCAGGAGTGGGTGGCCATCAAGATCATCAAGAACAAGAAAGCCTTCTTGAACCAGGCCCAGATAGAGCTGCGACTGCTGGAGCTCATGAACAAACATGACACCGAGATGAAGTACTACAtag TCCACCTGAAGAGGCACTTCATGTTCCGGAACCACCTGTGCCTGGTGTTCGAGCTTCTCTCCTACAACCTGTACGACCTCCTGCGCAACACCAACTTCCGCGGCGTCTCTCTCAACCTGACCAGGAAGTTTGCCCAGCAGCTGTGCACGGCGCTACTGTTCCTGGCCACGCCCGAGCTCAGCATCATCCACTGCGACCTCAAGCCCGAGAACATCCTGCTGTGCAACCCCAAGCGCAGCGCCATCAAGATCGTGGACTTCGGCAGCTCCTGCCAACTAGGCCAGAGG ATCTACCAGTACATCCAGAGTCGGTTCTACAGATCTCCGGAGGTGTTGCTGGGCATGCCCTATGACCTGGCCATTGACATGTGGTCCCTGGGCTGCATCCTAGTGGAGATGCACACGGGAGAACCCCTCTTCAGCGGCTCCAACGAG GTGGATCAGATGAATAAGATAGTGGAGGTACTGGGGGTCCCTCCCAACCACATGCTGGATCAGGCTCCCAAAGCACGGAAGTACTTTGACAAGCTGTCCGACGGTCTGTGGACTGTCAAGAAGAACAAGGACATAAAGAAGGTACTTTACCCCTCAGCCTCC GAGTACAAGCCTCCTGCGACGCGGCGGCTCCATGAGATCCTGGGGGTGGAGACTGGGGGTCCTGGCGGGAGGCGGGGCGGAGAGCAGGGGCACGCTCCCTGCGACTACCTGAAGTTCAAGGACCTGATCCTGCGCATGCTGGACTATGACCCCAAGACGCGCATCACGCCCTTCTACGCGCTGCAGCACAACTTCTTCAAGAAGACGACGGACGAGGGCACCAACACCAGCAGCTCCACCTCCACCAGCCCGGCCATGGACCACAGccactccacctccaccaccagctCCGTCTCCAGCTCCG GTGGATCTAGCGGTTCTTCCAATGACAACCGGAATTACCGGTACAGTAACCGGTACTACAACAGTGCAGTTACTCACTCAGACTATGAGATGCAGAGTCCACAG GCTCCATCTCAACAGCAGCTACGCCTCTGGCCGGGTGGAGAGGGGGGCATGGGTCCCCTGTCCAACAGTGGCAGTAGCGTTGGCGACCCCCCATATCCCCAGCTGCTGCTGCACAAGCCGGCGGCCACGCAGCACTCGCGCCACTTCCTGGGAGGCAGCGGCGTCGGGGGCATGATGGAACCACACCACCCGCACCCCATCTACGGCGGTCACCACGGCAACGGGCGGGGCCTGCGGCAGACTGGGCAGGGGAACCAGCCCCAGGGCCAGGCTTCACAGGGCCAGCAGGGCCAGCCCCTGATGCCCATCTCCTCCCCACAGTTGCCAGACAGCATCGAGCTCAGCCTCACACACCACCACCATCTGGGTCAGTCTTCCATCATGCCGCCCCCATCCAGCTTGGACTCCAGCCAGTACGGCTCCTCCAACCTCCACCTGGGCCTCTCTGCCTTTCGGACTAGGACGGTCATGGCCCCCCAGCCGCCCCCCGCCGGCTCTCAGCAACAGTTGGCCCAGCCCCCAGCCTCTCAGGACAGCTTGGTCGCTGCCTCCGGGCTTGGATACATCCCCCCATGCTACCCGGgcagtaacaacaataacaaccCTCCCCAGGGTAGCGTGGTCGGGGGCGGGATGCTCACCGGGGGGCCCCCACCTAGGGGAGTAGGGGGCGGCGGGGGGAGGCCGGACTCTGAGGAGTCCACCATGATGGGTGTGTGCGGcagtggaggtggtggtggtcagAATGCGGCCAACTCTTGA